Part of the Candidatus Methanoperedens sp. genome, TCATGGCTGTTCTTATCCCTTGCTATGGCGACAGGCGGTGCATGGGCATATGAAACTGTCGGCTGGGACGGCTTCTGGAGATGGGACCCGGCCCAATCGGGCGCGCTCATAATATGGCTTGTCCTGACTGCGGCGCTGCATGCGGTAATAAGGCATCAGCGCAACTTCCGGGAGTATGATACAACTGCTCCGCTGTTATCCGCTTCAGTATTTATACTGAGCATTTATGTAATGTCCTTCTCGCGAAAAGGGGTGCGTGGTTCCGACCACAATTTCCTGGGGAGCGATTTATGGATCATATTGTTCGCTGCAATGTTGTTGGCCACAATAATAATGATATTTTTAATCCGCAGGAGAAAATCACAGGAATCCGGATGGAAAATGACATTGAAGAACCTGCAATCACTTCGCACTTCATTCCATACAACTATTTTGTTATTGTGTATGCTGGCTTTTATCCCATTCTGGGGTATCACACATGACATCATCTCTGAGAAGATTTTCGGGGATCAAATCTTAATTCCAGAAGAAGTCTATAATTTCTGGAGTTTTCCTATAATACTGCTGCTGACAGCGCTTACGGGATATTGCCTGCTTCAGGGTGTAATAAAACCAAAAGTCCTCCAGCTTATAACGCTCTCAGTGATCCTTATAGGCGCTGTGACTGCATTCTTCCCCGGGACGCCGACTCTCCTTAATACTGCTTCAGAATTCTATCAGCAGTCCATGTTTGTTGTACAATCTATTGGATATGTATCTGTAATTTCTTATACACCAGTATCTATTTTTGCCGCAGGAGGAATATTTTTCAAATTTATTCGCGGCAAACACAGGTTTTCACGTAGTAATATAGGTATAGGATTTATCCATGCGGGATTTATTTTTATTGTTCTCGGAGCAATTGTATCTACGTCTTTCAGTACAGAAGCCACTGTCGATTATGCCTCTATCGAATTAAATATTCCAAAGGGCATAGATGCTGTATGGAGCGCAGCGGTAACGGATATCAACACTACTATAAAAGCTGAGGCTGAATCGGAACAGATTTTAAATTTAAATTTCTATAAAAATGGGTATATGCATGGATCAGGTATAGTCAGCTTATCAAAGAGTGACAGATCCGGTTATTTCCATAAACTCCTTATTCACAGGACATTGTTTGCAGATATCTTGATGCATTATTCTGAGGATGCATTAAACCCTTCTTCGATCAGTCTCAGTGTGGAAGTGATGCCGCTGGTAAATGTTCTCTGGGCTGGGTCCCTGTTTATGATTCTTGGCATAGTTATCCTGATATGGCCGAAAATTTTTTAAAAAAAATTTTGGTGATTTTTTTATGAATTTAAATCAAAAACTGCATAAATAGAGGAGGATAGAGTACTTTGAGGAAAAATGGAGGTAAATAAATGAATAAAAAATTGATAATTACGCTAATGTTATTAACAGCAGCAGCTTTTCTGGAGTTACCAGCGGTTTTCGCGTCTCAAAATGACCAACAGATGGATACCATGATGAATCAAAATATGATGGATAGGAGTCGCCACCTTATCCAAGATGGTGCAACCTTTGCACTTGAGGCAAATCCAATTGTAAAAAATATTAATGGCAGTGATGTTCTCATGTATGCCTACAACGGTCAGATACCTGGACCCCTGATAAAGGTTAAGCAGGGCAGCAGCATCTATGTTAATTTCACTAATAATCTTGATATAGAAACAACTGTCCACTGGCACGGCTTGAGGATAGAAAACAGATATGACGGTGTTCCTGATGTTACGCAGGAACCTGTCAAGCCTGGTGAAAGCTTTCTTTACAAGTTAGATTTCCCTGACGAGGGAATCTACTGGTATCATCCCCATATAAGAGACGATATAGGTCAGGAATTGGGACTATACGGGAATATACTTGTTGAACCTGCCCATCACATGAGCAGTTCATTGGATAAAAAGGCAACTCTATTCCTCGATGATATCAAATTTATGAATGGCGATATCTACCCTTTTAACAGAAATTACACAGATTTCACTCTGACAGGACGATTAGGGGGTATCATGCTGATCAATGGAGAGGCGGATTATCAACTGAATATGAGAAAGGGCGAAGTTGTGCGGTTCTATCTTACAGATTCAGCAAATACGAGAACATTTAATTTCTCAATTGAAAACACCAAGATGAAATTAATCGGAGGAGATTCAGGAAGATATGAAAAAGAAACTTTTGTGGATTCTGTAGTACTCAGCGTCGGAGAGCGGTACATTGTAGACGTTCTCTTTGATAAGCCTGGCACGTTCCGGATTCTTAATAACATTCCAGAAGAGAATAACACGGTGAAGACATACGTGCTTGGCACAGTGAAGGTCTCTGATGATGTATCTTTCAATATGGGATCAAAGAGCTTCTCGATTCTTAAGAAAAATTACGACGTGATTAGAGATATAGCACCGTTCAAAAAATATCGTTCCACATCACCGGATTATAAGCTTGATCTCACTGTTGATATCCTCGACAAAGAGCTGGCAAAGGAACTTGAAAAAATGGCAATGGCTGTTGAGCCAATAGAGTGGGACGAGGATGAAGATATGGCTATGATGAACAGCATGTCAACAAGCGAGAATGTGAAATGGATTATCAAGGACAATGTTAGTGGAGAAGAGAAACCCAACTACCAGGTAAAGGTAGGCGACATAAAGAAGATCAGGATATTCAACGATCCAACATCGATGCATCCCATGCAGCATCCTATACATCTGCATGGACAGCGCTTCCTTGTTCTTGCACAGGATGGTAAATCCAATGATAATTTGGTGTGGAAGGATACACTCTTCGTGCCTGCTGGAAGCACCATAGACATTCTCGTTGAATTCACTAACCCCGGGGAATGGTTGATGCACTGCCACATACCAGAACATGCGGAGGCAGGCATGACCGCATCCTTTAATGTAAGTCCATAAAAAATGCATCCGAAGCAGTTATTAACTAAAAAAGAGATGTTATTTTATAAAGTTAAGGGAGGATAATATGAAACTATCAATAAAAACAGCAGTTGTTGTGCTTGCTGTCTTCATGCTGTCCCTGCCTGTTTATGGACAGACGGGTAGTGGCATGATGGGTGGAAAAGACATGATGGGGGCTGGCATGATTGGCAGCGATATGATGCGTGGAATAGCAAAAGATATGATGAACCGGGGCCACGAAATGAGAAACCAGGAGGGTATGACTGGAATGGGATTTATGCACAGCGGGGGGAATAGCTACGGGAATTATGTGACTTTTTCTGTGGATAATAGTACGGGAGCCGTGATGAATTACGGTATATCGGGTATCACGATTTTTGATTCTATCAAAGTTGCCAACTTTGATTTTAAGGATTCAACAACAGCAGGCGCCCTGACAAGAATCGAGAATAAAGACGGTTCTGTGGTGATGCAATTGCATGATAATCCTGCTTCTGTGATAAACATCAGAGCAAAAGCAGCTACAACTATCACTTTTGATCTCGCAGAGGGTGTGAAAGCTTCAAAGGAAGATAATGTAGTGAAAATAGAGACTGGTAACTTGACTGCATTTGTCGCTTCAACGAACTCTACATCTATAAGCATTGATGGGGGAGTGGTCAGGATTGGACCGGTTACAGGAAATGTTATATTCAGGGCTGTGCCTGTGAATATGCCGGTTGATGGGATGCATCAAAAGTTCATGGGAGAAATGATGAGGAACAGGGTGGGAGCAGAGGTTTCTGTAGGGATGTCGGATAAATATTCCATTGTCAACTATTCCGAGAATATGAACGTTCAGATAAAATCCATGGAGAAAAATCGTATGAGGATGACAATTAATTCCACAGACCCCTCCGGAAAATTTGTTATGATGAACATAGATAACAGTTCTTTAGTGTGGAACGAAAATCAGAGAATGCGTTTATACCTTGACAACGAACCAATGAGGCAGGTCATGACAGAGCAGGAACTGTATGATTCAAAAGAATCTTCTTTCTGGCTTACCATGCCCGGTGGAAACCGTATGGAAGCTATGATGTATATAGCAAATTTCTCTGAACGCAAGGTGGATATTGTGGTTGAAGATGCCACAACGCCGACTCCAACACCTGCTGCAACGCCACCAGCAAAAACACCTGTTTCTACATCCTCAACACCCGGATTTGAGATTGCTCTCGGAGTACTTGGTGCAGGCATTGCATACCAGTTTAGACGAAAATAGTGGTGGATAGCCAGTCATTTACTTACTGTAGCGTTCACTACCTTTTTTAACTTTTTCTCAACCTGCTCGGCAATGGGTAAAAGCTTTGGATTGCCAACTTTTCCAAGCTGAACAGTAGGTAAGACCGCACTGACAAATGTTTTCCCACCCTCTGTATAAACGATGACATTGCAGGGGAGCAGGACCCCGATATCCCGCTCGGCTGTCAATGCCTGATAAGCCAGCGGAGGATTACATGCTCCAAGGATTATATAATCCTCGAAATCTACATTAATTTTGGTCTTAAGAGTTTGCTTGACATCTATTTCTGTGAGAA contains:
- a CDS encoding multicopper oxidase family protein translates to MNKKLIITLMLLTAAAFLELPAVFASQNDQQMDTMMNQNMMDRSRHLIQDGATFALEANPIVKNINGSDVLMYAYNGQIPGPLIKVKQGSSIYVNFTNNLDIETTVHWHGLRIENRYDGVPDVTQEPVKPGESFLYKLDFPDEGIYWYHPHIRDDIGQELGLYGNILVEPAHHMSSSLDKKATLFLDDIKFMNGDIYPFNRNYTDFTLTGRLGGIMLINGEADYQLNMRKGEVVRFYLTDSANTRTFNFSIENTKMKLIGGDSGRYEKETFVDSVVLSVGERYIVDVLFDKPGTFRILNNIPEENNTVKTYVLGTVKVSDDVSFNMGSKSFSILKKNYDVIRDIAPFKKYRSTSPDYKLDLTVDILDKELAKELEKMAMAVEPIEWDEDEDMAMMNSMSTSENVKWIIKDNVSGEEKPNYQVKVGDIKKIRIFNDPTSMHPMQHPIHLHGQRFLVLAQDGKSNDNLVWKDTLFVPAGSTIDILVEFTNPGEWLMHCHIPEHAEAGMTASFNVSP
- a CDS encoding DUF302 domain-containing protein; its protein translation is MYNYKKSTMLGYSDTVAKVKDELKKEGFGVLTEIDVKQTLKTKINVDFEDYIILGACNPPLAYQALTAERDIGVLLPCNVIVYTEGGKTFVSAVLPTVQLGKVGNPKLLPIAEQVEKKLKKVVNATVSK